A genome region from Hevea brasiliensis isolate MT/VB/25A 57/8 chromosome 9, ASM3005281v1, whole genome shotgun sequence includes the following:
- the LOC110661940 gene encoding uncharacterized protein LOC110661940 has translation MPPYAKFLKEILSNKRKLDDYKIVALTEECRAILQNKLPPKLKDRGSFSIPYFIGNMNIDKALYDLGASRSIKYPIGILEMEEDVQIPLIFARPFLATVEAIIEVKNGWLTLKVGEEEVEFN, from the exons ATGCCACCATATGCCAAGTTCTTAAAAGAGATACTATCAAACAAGAGGAAGCTTGATGACTATAAGATAGTGGCTCTCACTGAGGAATGCAGAGCAATCTTGCAAAATAAATTGCCTCCAAAGCTAAAAGATCGTGGAAGCTTCTCAATACCTTATTTTATTGGCAACATGAACATTGATAAGGCCCTTTATGACTTGGGAGCAA GCAGATCTATCAAGTATCCAATAGGGATtttggagatggaggaggatgttcAAATTCCATTAATCTTTGCAAGACCTTTTTTAGCAACTGTCGAAGCAATCATAGAAGTCAAAAATGGGTGGTTGACTCTTAAAgtgggagaagaagaagtggaattcaactag